The following coding sequences lie in one Cannabis sativa cultivar Pink pepper isolate KNU-18-1 chromosome 5, ASM2916894v1, whole genome shotgun sequence genomic window:
- the LOC115717271 gene encoding K(+) efflux antiporter 5 isoform X1, whose amino-acid sequence MAKSQIGGAFRFWFCLFTILIYARISSSVRSDKEIRERFYGNLLNSTAPESNDTIAKMFDRVLEKEFSENDQPEGPDASSFNNSVADQQAVLETVAKITHEKGKKNDTQEANGTRSFQLQDVFSLENEDSDDMTTLIDKKDNVFVMSNKKSKFPILQVDLRLISDLVVVIVSAAIGGILFSCLGQPVIVGYLLAGSIIGPGGLKFISEMVQVETVAQFGVVFLLFALGLEFSLTKLKAVGPVAVIGGLLQIITFMFLCGVTAMLCGAKLSEGVFVGSFLSMSSTAVVIKFLVERNTNNSLPGQVTIGTLIFQDCAVGLLFALLPVLGGTSGLLQGMISMGKLMLVLSIYLTVASLLSWSFVPRFLKLMMQLSSQTNELYQLAAVAFCLLSAWCSDKLGLSLELGSFVAGVMISTTDFAQHTLDQVEPIRNLFAALFLSSIGMLIHVHFLWSHVDILLASVILVIVIKTAVVTIVTKAFRYSIKTSFIVGISLAQIGEFAFVLLSRASNLHLIEGKMYLLLLGTTAFSLVTTPLLFKLIPAVLNLGVLMHWFPSESNIQIEVSLSLSLSLSLSLSLIIVPYICCTPELEPCHALVNLHLILCMFYRRKLR is encoded by the exons ATGGCGAAGAGTCAGATTGGCGGAGCCTTTCGATTCTGGTTCTGTCTTTTCACGATTTTGATCTACGCCAGGATTTCCAGCTCTGTGAGGTCCGATAAAGAGATCAGAGAGAGGTTCTATGGAAATTTGTTAAACTCCACCGCACCAGAATCGAACGACACCATAGCCAAAATGTTCGATCGAGTTCTCGAGAAAGAGTTTTCCGAAAATGATCAGCCTGAAG GACCTGATGCAAGCAGCTTTAACAACAGTGTAGCTGATCAACAA GCTGTTCTGGAGACTGTAGCCAAAATCACTCATGAGAAGGGCAAGAAAAATGATACACAAGAAGCCAA TGGCACAAGATCTTTCCAGCTGCAAGATGTTTTTTCTTTGGAGAATGAAGACTCTGATGACATGACAACCTTGATTGATAAAAAG GATAATGTGTTTGTCATGTCAAACAAGAAATCCAAGTTTCCAATTCTTCAAGTAGATTTGAG ATTAATTTCCGACTTGGTGGTTGTTATAGTTTCTGCTGCCATTGGTGGCATTCTGTTTTCTTGTTTGGGACAACCG GTTATTGTGGGTTATCTTCTTGCTGGTTCTATCATTGGACCAGGGGGGCTTAAATTCATTAGTGAAATGGTACAG GTTGAAACTGTTGCCCAATTTGGTGTAGTATTTCTTCTTTTTGCTTTGGGGCTGGAGTTTTCTTTAACAAAG CTAAAAGCAGTGGGGCCTGTAGCTGTTATAGGAGGACTCCTTCAGATCATAACATTTATGTTCTTGTGTGGAGTAACTGCTATG TTATGTGGGGCGAAGTTGTCTGAGGGTGTTTTTGTTGGTTCCTTCTTGTCAATGTCATCAACTGCTGTG GTAATAAAGTTTCTGGTAGAACGGAATACTAACAATTCTCTTCCTGGTCAAGTTACAATAGGGACACTTATTTTTCAG GATTGTGCTGTTGGTTTACTGTTTGCTTTGCTCCCAGTTTTGGGTGGTACTAGTGGCCTTTTGCAAGGAATGATTTCAATGGGAAAGCT GATGCTGGTATTATCAATTTATCTCACAGTGGCATCTCTGTTGTCCTGGTCATTTGTACCCCGCTTTTTGAAACTGATGATGCAGTTATCCTCTCAA ACAAATGAGCTCTATCAGCTTGCTGCTGTGGCATTTTGCTTATTGTCAGCTTGG TGCAGTGATAAGCTGGGTCTTAGTCTTGAGTTGGGCTCTTTTGTTGCTGGAGTCATGATATCTACCACTGATTTTGCTCAACATACTTTAGATCAG GTGGAACCAATTCGTAATTTATTTGCAGCTCTCTTCCTTTCGAGTATTGGGATGCTCATTCATGTACATTTTCTTTGGAGCCACGTGGATATACTTCTAGCATCTGTCattttggttatagttataaagaCGGCTGTTGTCACTATAGTTACCAAGGCCTTCAGATATAGCATCAAAACATCATTTATT GTAGGAATATCTCTTGCTCAAATAGGAGAATTTGCCTTTGTTCTTCTCAGTCGTGCGTCTAATCTTCATCTAATTGAG GGAAAGATGTATCTGCTTCTTCTTGGAACAACAGCCTTTAGTCTA GTAACAACTCCTCTCCTATTCAAATTGATACCCGCTGTTTTAAATCTGGGAGTTCTCATGCACTGGTTTCCCTCCGAGAGCAACATTCAGATTgaggtctctctctctctctctctctctctctctctctctctctctctaattaTTGTGCCATATATTTGTTGTACCCCAGAGTTGGAACCTTGCCATGCTCTCGTGAATTTACATCTTATTCTTTGCATGTTTTACAGGAGAAAGCTTCGATGA
- the LOC115717271 gene encoding K(+) efflux antiporter 5 isoform X2 produces the protein MAKSQIGGAFRFWFCLFTILIYARISSSVRSDKEIRERFYGNLLNSTAPESNDTIAKMFDRVLEKEFSENDQPEGPDASSFNNSVADQQAVLETVAKITHEKGKKNDTQEANGTRSFQLQDVFSLENEDSDDMTTLIDKKDNVFVMSNKKSKFPILQVDLRLISDLVVVIVSAAIGGILFSCLGQPVIVGYLLAGSIIGPGGLKFISEMVQVETVAQFGVVFLLFALGLEFSLTKLKAVGPVAVIGGLLQIITFMFLCGVTAMLCGAKLSEGVFVGSFLSMSSTAVVIKFLVERNTNNSLPGQVTIGTLIFQDCAVGLLFALLPVLGGTSGLLQGMISMGKLMLVLSIYLTVASLLSWSFVPRFLKLMMQLSSQTNELYQLAAVAFCLLSAWCSDKLGLSLELGSFVAGVMISTTDFAQHTLDQVEPIRNLFAALFLSSIGMLIHVHFLWSHVDILLASVILVIVIKTAVVTIVTKAFRYSIKTSFIVGISLAQIGEFAFVLLSRASNLHLIEGKMYLLLLGTTAFSLVTTPLLFKLIPAVLNLGVLMHWFPSESNIQIEEKASMIDSFNRML, from the exons ATGGCGAAGAGTCAGATTGGCGGAGCCTTTCGATTCTGGTTCTGTCTTTTCACGATTTTGATCTACGCCAGGATTTCCAGCTCTGTGAGGTCCGATAAAGAGATCAGAGAGAGGTTCTATGGAAATTTGTTAAACTCCACCGCACCAGAATCGAACGACACCATAGCCAAAATGTTCGATCGAGTTCTCGAGAAAGAGTTTTCCGAAAATGATCAGCCTGAAG GACCTGATGCAAGCAGCTTTAACAACAGTGTAGCTGATCAACAA GCTGTTCTGGAGACTGTAGCCAAAATCACTCATGAGAAGGGCAAGAAAAATGATACACAAGAAGCCAA TGGCACAAGATCTTTCCAGCTGCAAGATGTTTTTTCTTTGGAGAATGAAGACTCTGATGACATGACAACCTTGATTGATAAAAAG GATAATGTGTTTGTCATGTCAAACAAGAAATCCAAGTTTCCAATTCTTCAAGTAGATTTGAG ATTAATTTCCGACTTGGTGGTTGTTATAGTTTCTGCTGCCATTGGTGGCATTCTGTTTTCTTGTTTGGGACAACCG GTTATTGTGGGTTATCTTCTTGCTGGTTCTATCATTGGACCAGGGGGGCTTAAATTCATTAGTGAAATGGTACAG GTTGAAACTGTTGCCCAATTTGGTGTAGTATTTCTTCTTTTTGCTTTGGGGCTGGAGTTTTCTTTAACAAAG CTAAAAGCAGTGGGGCCTGTAGCTGTTATAGGAGGACTCCTTCAGATCATAACATTTATGTTCTTGTGTGGAGTAACTGCTATG TTATGTGGGGCGAAGTTGTCTGAGGGTGTTTTTGTTGGTTCCTTCTTGTCAATGTCATCAACTGCTGTG GTAATAAAGTTTCTGGTAGAACGGAATACTAACAATTCTCTTCCTGGTCAAGTTACAATAGGGACACTTATTTTTCAG GATTGTGCTGTTGGTTTACTGTTTGCTTTGCTCCCAGTTTTGGGTGGTACTAGTGGCCTTTTGCAAGGAATGATTTCAATGGGAAAGCT GATGCTGGTATTATCAATTTATCTCACAGTGGCATCTCTGTTGTCCTGGTCATTTGTACCCCGCTTTTTGAAACTGATGATGCAGTTATCCTCTCAA ACAAATGAGCTCTATCAGCTTGCTGCTGTGGCATTTTGCTTATTGTCAGCTTGG TGCAGTGATAAGCTGGGTCTTAGTCTTGAGTTGGGCTCTTTTGTTGCTGGAGTCATGATATCTACCACTGATTTTGCTCAACATACTTTAGATCAG GTGGAACCAATTCGTAATTTATTTGCAGCTCTCTTCCTTTCGAGTATTGGGATGCTCATTCATGTACATTTTCTTTGGAGCCACGTGGATATACTTCTAGCATCTGTCattttggttatagttataaagaCGGCTGTTGTCACTATAGTTACCAAGGCCTTCAGATATAGCATCAAAACATCATTTATT GTAGGAATATCTCTTGCTCAAATAGGAGAATTTGCCTTTGTTCTTCTCAGTCGTGCGTCTAATCTTCATCTAATTGAG GGAAAGATGTATCTGCTTCTTCTTGGAACAACAGCCTTTAGTCTA GTAACAACTCCTCTCCTATTCAAATTGATACCCGCTGTTTTAAATCTGGGAGTTCTCATGCACTGGTTTCCCTCCGAGAGCAACATTCAGATTgag GAGAAAGCTTCGATGATTGATTCGTTTAACAGAATGTTATGA